The following is a genomic window from Vitis vinifera cultivar Pinot Noir 40024 chromosome 6, ASM3070453v1.
aaaggGTGGACAAGCCCCTATCACAAAGCACatgaaaaattttgatatatcaAAATACATCacataaaaatccaaaagaaatttttgtataaaccaaaatagaatttttattaaaaaacaaaaaaaaaacattcatatTGAGTTTTTCTCAAACCATACACGGTTGGAACAAAATTAGTCAAATAAGTATACAAGATTTTATGGAgcttaaaaaaaaggttttatttttttagaagtcAAACCAAATTGAGCTTAAGTCTACCATTACTTAGCTGTTTAAGCCTAGTCTAATTATGTGTCCAATTTTATAAGTTGATTACTTACAAATATTAAATCCATTTCCTAGAGAAGAATGTCACTTCTTGTACTCATTTTCCATTGTTATCAATCCTGTAGAAACCACCTCCACCTTCATGATCAACCATATAGATTGCTGCTACAGCCATAATATCCCTCATAACTaaggaaaatatttcaaaattaaggCTATCtttgaaggaaataaataaaaaaaattgaaggaaaaaatgaaaggaaatacaCATTGGGGCTCAAGAGTAGATCGAGAACAGCAGAAAATCAAGGGTATAGAACATTTGATACATAGAAGCATGGTGAAGAGACTATGAACCTTAGtaggatatggctactaaactCCTCTATATACACTCCCCCCATTGATTATTAAGACCCTTACAGTATCTACAAACTTCCCCAAGGGATAGGGATTTGGTTTCTTACCTCAGGCACTCTCTTTCTCATACAACTCACTTGCATATTTCCAGTTCATAACCTTCCATATGTTCTTCAGGTAGTCAGCTTTTACATTTTTGTACTGCATCACCAGGGACGATCATTTCAAATTCCGAGTTTTTCCCAGAAGAAGAAACTAAGTCTATAAAGAACTCAATTCTGAAGCAGACTTTTTCATATatccaaaatattaaattccTGGAAAAATCACCTGTAAGTTGTATGCATGCTCCCAAACATCTATACCAAGTAAGGGGACTAGGTTTGGTCCTTTAGTTACGAGGGGATCCTGTTAGAATTGAGAAAGGTTTGCTCATCAGTCAGAAGTACATAATTTGTATACGATCTTGTATcagaaaaatggtcgaatgTTCTTTACCTGATTCTGAGTGGTTTCTATCTGAAGCCTCTTCATTTCTTTATCCAGGGCAAGCCACTGCCattaataaatagaatataaaGAGAAGGAAACCATcaattaaagaagaagaagaagaagaagaagaagaagaagaagaaacgcCCTCTGGAAAAACCAACCACCCAACCAGAGCCCTGCAAAGCAGCACCTTCTGCGTTGATCTTCTGCATCAATGCTTCTAAGGAACCATAGGAAGAGTGAAAGGCCACACCCAAGAGGCCATTTGGAGGCTCACCACCGCCTTCCTGCCACATACGAAAACTCCCTTGAAACTCACAATTACCGCCTTCCTGAGTATTAACAAACAATCTAAAATCAGCATAAACCGATCGGCAAATAGAAATTTCCTTGAAACTCACAATTACAGGAGCGAGATTCTTCCGGAAAATTGAATGGTTTATATGACCTTCAAGATTCGAAAGAAAAAATGGTTAATTAAAAAGGACAACACAGATGATGATATCAGCATCCAGCAATGAGTTTCGGTTACCTCCGCCATTGAACTTGATGGAGCTCTGGAGCCGAAGGATGGAAGAAGAGTCGCCTTTAGAGATGGCTTCGTCCAGCTGGTGGAGTGCTTTGTAGTAGTTGGTGATATAAGTGAGGTGGTGCTTCAGGTGGTGTAGCTCCATAATCTCTCCGCTGACCAGCGGCTCCAGAGCCCTATAGTCGTAGGGAAGATCCGGAAGAGAGAAAGTTTTCAGCGCCTGCACTTGACCCAGTCTCTGGCCCCGGCCCAGGGAGTTTCTGTCGAGTGTGAGAGGACTCATGGTCATGGGAGACGGGAACGAAGCCAGGCCTACAGCCTTTGTGGAGCCGGTTAGAGGAGCCACTGCCATTGGAACATTGAAAGGGATAGAGAAAGGCGGAGAGACTAGAGAGTGAAGAGAATTGGGAGAAGTCTGCCGCATTCTTCACCTCACTCAGTGTTACGTGCCGCTTCCTTCTTAAATAACGTGTCAGTTCCATGTCGCATACAATAACATATCTGTGCTGTGTGGCAAATCCctgattttttctttatttttcattcaaaaatcTCACTTAAAACTAGCCTCTCTTGGTTATTTGAGGTAACCATTGCTTTCATTAAAGAATTAGAGTTCATATGTGATAATATATAGAATAGAGTTTTCGTATATACCCTTTTGGATGAAAGCAAATTAGTTGTTATATTCAATGGATTGACTGTCCTCTTAAATTTTCAAGATTGTGTCTCTCTGTCAGGCTTTCGTTATTAAAAGAACGTGAGAGATGGCAAGTACAGTAATGCGAACGAATATTAAGGGAAAGGATTATATTTTCTTCcgttaaaaaaaatacatcttACCAGGAAGAAGAATATTCAAGGGAGCATACAAAAAGGAACAGTTATGGAGACTTATGGGTGTTTTAGGATGGGAAAGTAACCCcaattgaaaaaaatcaaatgggggCATGAATCCCATTCAACCCCCTAAACTCatacaaagctaaaaaaaaaaatcaaatggaaaaaatagaaaagtgaTCTCCTCTTAGCTCTGGAGACTACTTCCATGACAGAAAGTCGTATTCTTGGTTCCATGACCCACTGCCAAAAGCATCTTCTTCTCTTGGCTGAAACAGAGTTTGTCTGCTAATCTTGATCTAGGATGGAGGAATTAATAGGTAGGAAAGCGAGGAAGCATATTATGCCTGCAGGTCTTTGTTTGAATTCCAAGCAGGGACTTTTGCAACAACAGCATCCGTTAAGATCCCAGCTCCATTTTCCACGCCTATTAGAGGATCGGTTTCACTTTCCTTTGCCTAGGACCATTCAAAAGATAGGATAGATTAGCAAAGAAACGGATAAATTAAtaagggaaaagaaatgaatctgAGGTACCTGGGCCATTTGTGCTGATACTTCACTAGGCTTCTGCTGGCCCTCACGAGAGCAATAATAAGAATATAGCACCATTCCAATTAAAGCAATCAGGATTCCCAGAATGTTGCGCCAGCTAAACGGGTCGTGGAGTAAAACATAGCCAAAGGCCAAAACTAGGCATGTTTTTAGATGTCCCAGGACCTGGTATGTTACAGGAGATGTCTTCCCAATAACTAGAAATGTACTGAAGTTTACAGAAACAGATATCAGGCAAGATAGAACAATGAAGACCTGCAAATGAGGTGATTAGATTTAGGAGTTGAATTTTGAAGTAGAGAAatttaggaaagaaaaaaaaaaaccaaacagaagaaattaatgttttatcaaaatttcaatcctCACCAGCACTTCAGATGTATATTTGAAAGCAAAAACATTTTGCTTAGTCAGAAGCCAATCCAGAAATGGGCCAGCAATGAACAATGTCATGGCTTGATAAGGACATGACTGATACAGGAGTTGGGTAGAAGAAACCTTGAACTTCTTCTGGATGTTATTGGTCATCTAAGAATATAACTGATTAAGATCttaaacaacaaaagaaattttactATCCtgcagaaagaaagaaactgATCCTACAATGCATTCCACGACTACTTGTATGGTTATGTGCAAGCTGAAAAGCACAAGTATTATAGCTATTTCAATATTAGAAATTTGTAGAGGCACAGGTCTAAAGCAGAAGTACAATGTAATAGCGATAGCTTTTTCAGCTTAAGGATACAATCTGAGCGATACAGGTTGTAATAACTGCAAGCAAAGATAAGACAGAACCCAGGGCATTGAGCTGCAAATCAGTCACCGTTGCAATCCCAACACCCAAAAGAAGGATAGAAAGAGAAAGCTGGATACTCCGGCTGCGGTAGTGAATAAGAAATTATCAGTACATAAAGCTGTAACCAGACAAAATAATCAGATGATAGACAAGATTAAATGATTGGAATATCCAAACTTAAAAAGGTGCAATTTTAATTTAGCAGGAACAAATGTGTAAGTGCCTGTAGCTTTACCAAGATCTGCAAATAAAAGAACAATTCATAACTAAAGCAATGCCTAATACTCTGACCACACATATACCAACAAAAGAAATCAGATATGAGTGCATATTGTAACTGAAGAGATCCATAATTAATAAAACTGAAGCTCATGAATGATAAGACAGCAAATTGCCCTTTTCTCAGAACCGTTGGGATATCAACAAGGAAAAGGATAGAACCTTTTCGGGTTCAAGTCACTGGAATTTGCTTTTTGTTTCATGAAATTTGTCTACCaacaaaaaaaccttaaaaccaATTTATTCAGGTGGTATCCTTCACCAAAATTGTCTACAGGCGAAGCCTCTAGAATGAATGAATATAGAGTTTATGAATAACAAACAGCCTAGCAAATTTTTACTAATCACTTAAACCATTATTAATGTATTAGTGTAATAGTTGAATTTTATGCTAGTCTGGAGAATTGTTATTAAGCTATTATGTCAAATAGGAGAGAAATCTGCACTAGAAATATTGAGGATAATGGGATTGAAGGGAAACTTCACAAAGCAATTGATTACAAAATGCAAAATATCCAGCCCTGTTGTTCTCTACCacatacttaaaaattaaatcctaaaTAGCTATGATTAACAAACTGTCAGATACAAGATATACAGCATAAATACAAGTTGTCAATAGGCATTTCCCAGAACCAAAATAAATGGAGAAGCACCAAACTTAACAGTCTTTTCATTTTGGAGAATCCAGTATGCctcccacacacacacacatgtatgGCACTGTGTGCAGTTATTGCATATTCAATCAATAATTAGATATTTGAAGtagccaaaacaaaaaatatgctACTCTGCATATATGCTATGGAAATCCACACAAACATAGTCAGTCTAAAATATCTTGACAAGGAGAAAGAGAGTTTTAATATGCTATGGAAatccacacacacacatgtatgGCACTGTGTGCACTGATTTcaatcaataattaaatatttgaagtagccaaaacaaaaaatatgttactCTGCATATATGCCATGGAAATCCACACACACATGTATGGCACTGTGTGCGCTCATTGCATATTCAATCGATAATTAGATATTTGAAGtagccaaaataaaaaatatgttactCTGCATATATGCTATGGAAATCCACACAAACATAGTCAGTCTAAAATATCTTGACAAGGAGAAAGGGAGTTTTAATAAATTCAAGTGCCAAACCCATTAAAATAAAGGTGCCCTCCTTAGAACACAAATATCATTAGTTAGCCAACAACCAACAGGCTTAAAAGAATTAAACAGATGTCAATAAGATCAATTGAATTGTGCAATATATTATCCTTTTAAATTGGCCTAAACATAAATGAGTAAAATATATTTGGCactagaaaaatttagaaattggttCTGATGCTGGGAGTGGACAGAGGTTTATTTCAGTATGGATGAAATTCTATTTTATATCTGAAGAAGAACATAGGAAAGCAGCATGAAGCTAAGTAAAAGTAAGGGAGTGCGTAAGAATTTACCTGAATCTCTTCCTAAAGAAAAGGGTTTCCAGAAGAACAGTACAGGGGATGATTGCCAGTTTTGTCATCTGGAATGCAAAACCAAGAGAGTAATATCAGAAGTTTAGaggcaaaattaaaattataaaattctgaAACACTAAATAGAAGAGTCAAAATTCAAACAGATCAAAACTAAGATATGGAAGGGTCCTAGAGAACTATGCCATGTACAGAATCACtttaatagaaaacaaaagaaaaggaaatttcaTTGCATCACCAACTAACGATATCTGAACAAGATGATTTGCATAAGTTCAAATATGTGTCAATATGAGTTATCCTTTTAGACCTGGTGATCATAGTTGATAAATTGATTCCAAGGCAACATAAACCACTGGATATGATAAAAATGAGTGTCTCATGTACCCAATACATTCACTCTTTTCACATGGCACAGGTAGCAAATTTTATCACTTGAAACAAAGGGGAAAAACACCTACATTACAAAACCATTTCACTTCTAATGCAAAAAAGTTAggtgaaaacataattttaaaaccaaatgcCAGAGGACGATAAAAATGTACCTGGTAGAAACCAACAGAATTGAAACCCAAGCTAAGATTCAAAAGCCCAATGGATGTTCCATTTAGTATGCCAAATCCCATCACAGCTCTAGCGTCAAAAGGCTTGTGCTCAAATAATTTCATCCATAGTGCCACATGAAGAGAACAAAATGTGACCAGAAGATGCCAGCTAGTTAAAGTTGTGGCTGCAATCGACAGTTGGGTAGTTAAAATGAGAACTCAAGACTAAATTAACAAAGCAGCTGTGAAAAGAGCAAATATATGAATGGAGGAAAAGTTTTCACTCTGACTGCAATTAACTTTATATAATCAAGAGGTTGCATGCCTAATTATGCTTAATATCTGAATAGCTTTCAATGACCAAATGCTTCTAATCTTATAAAAGTATTTGATATGGAGAAAAGCATTCATCCACAAGACAAGGAATCATTTCAAAGGAAAATCTGAACATGACACATTCCAGGTACCGTTGTGTTAGGCATCTTTGTGTGTGAGTTGATATGGAATATGCATTCATCCactagaaaacaaaattgtttcaAAGGAAAATAGAGATATGATTGCATTGCCTTtatatatcttatatatatatataaaatgattgtATTTTATATCTTcatgtttttacttaaaatagtAGTTGAAATTCCTTGTATTATAAAGTCTTTATCATAATTATTCAAGGGTGACAACCACAAGCAACTAGTTAACTGACATCTTTAATTTACACAGAAACTGTTAAGGCTAGGATCCATATAATTTCTCAATTTCAATTATTACATAAGATCCTGCACAGGTTCAAACTATAAGGGTTGGTTCTCCAAATATCCAAAGGTTGAATACCTGTTGAGTGCAAGGTGGACAATTTTAAGGAATGCTTCCCCATCTTTATTGGATGAATACATCATGGCTTCCATTCTTCACATTACCCTGCATACCCTTGTGAAACCA
Proteins encoded in this region:
- the LOC100265566 gene encoding UDP-xylose transporter 3 isoform X1; its protein translation is MGESQRFQLGTVGALSLSVVSSVSIVICNKALISSLGFSFATTLTSWHLLVTFCSLHVALWMKLFEHKPFDARAVMGFGILNGTSIGLLNLSLGFNSVGFYQMTKLAIIPCTVLLETLFFRKRFSRSIQLSLSILLLGVGIATVTDLQLNALGSVLSLLAVITTCIAQIMTNNIQKKFKVSSTQLLYQSCPYQAMTLFIAGPFLDWLLTKQNVFAFKYTSEVLVFIVLSCLISVSVNFSTFLVIGKTSPVTYQVLGHLKTCLVLAFGYVLLHDPFSWRNILGILIALIGMVLYSYYCSREGQQKPSEVSAQMAQAKESETDPLIGVENGAGILTDAVVAKVPAWNSNKDLQA
- the LOC100265566 gene encoding UDP-xylose transporter 3 isoform X2, with product MGKHSLKLSTLHSTATTLTSWHLLVTFCSLHVALWMKLFEHKPFDARAVMGFGILNGTSIGLLNLSLGFNSVGFYQMTKLAIIPCTVLLETLFFRKRFSRSIQLSLSILLLGVGIATVTDLQLNALGSVLSLLAVITTCIAQIMTNNIQKKFKVSSTQLLYQSCPYQAMTLFIAGPFLDWLLTKQNVFAFKYTSEVLVFIVLSCLISVSVNFSTFLVIGKTSPVTYQVLGHLKTCLVLAFGYVLLHDPFSWRNILGILIALIGMVLYSYYCSREGQQKPSEVSAQMAQAKESETDPLIGVENGAGILTDAVVAKVPAWNSNKDLQA
- the LOC100258671 gene encoding superoxide dismutase [Mn], mitochondrial; this translates as MRQTSPNSLHSLVSPPFSIPFNVPMAVAPLTGSTKAVGLASFPSPMTMSPLTLDRNSLGRGQRLGQVQALKTFSLPDLPYDYRALEPLVSGEIMELHHLKHHLTYITNYYKALHQLDEAISKGDSSSILRLQSSIKFNGGGHINHSIFRKNLAPVIEGGGEPPNGLLGVAFHSSYGSLEALMQKINAEGAALQGSGWVWLALDKEMKRLQIETTQNQDPLVTKGPNLVPLLGIDVWEHAYNLQYKNVKADYLKNIWKVMNWKYASELYEKESA